The following proteins are co-located in the Bathymodiolus thermophilus thioautotrophic gill symbiont genome:
- a CDS encoding beta strand repeat-containing protein, giving the protein MKKSQITTQQNKAQKITNQLNKEVLALTKGTHHIQPQTGIAYQLNPKDFNTKKTSLIAKRVNDDLEVTFAESVLIFDNYFTLCKADLSCLVSLPTEDGGLYHVVADTFFTLEDGTQVVYFYGEQSIVATESSATSTDGNQSFSDVIASNIGIVAAVVVAAVVVASSGSDGDGDDTTQPLAIALTNDAGSLNSDGISKNGEITIKHLKSGDTWEYSTDGGNSFISGTGNSFVLASGTYGANDIQVKVSGSATIIKYASSITIDTLAPSFTSAATAEVEANTEASTTIYTAATDDNTVTYTLKAGEQQDKFTISNTGELKYKQAQTQAGTHTVTIIATDIAGNTAEKTVSVSVVDISLSTSITWNNIGTDNIINTAEMATATLSGTVSVIGTVSSISVSSIVFKQGDTTVHVITTNLPAIVNNTWALANNSAWTSKLTQGDYTVTINLAGKNSDNQDVTGVDSTTIKVDMAPPVQPTFILADDTGALDDDKVTKIGTITVASLEEGATWQYSTNGGTNWTNGTGTSFTLAEGTHAIDAIQVKQTNIAGNVSSVVKNAGAIVVDTSNPLFTSATNVNFEINAAITTTVYDAQASNLNGGNADDGITYSIKNASTSKFAITTDTGIVTYKAIQTTVHTDAVTIIATDVAGNATERVVAVSVRGSIAQGFVMNGENVEDHSGKSVSSAGDVNGDGLDDLIVGAYHAESYVGKSYVVFGKTNASAINLSAIALGTGGFVINGENADDWSGYSVSSAGDVNGDGLDDLIVGAYWAVPDNKSRAGKSYVVFGKTDGSAINLSVIAAGTGGFVINGENASDNSGISVSSAGDVNGDGLDDLIVGAFHATPNSKSEAGKSYVVFGKTNESAVNLSVIAANTGGFVINGENVNDWSGISVSSAGDVNGDGLDDLIVGAYFADPSSRSNAGKSYVVFGKVDKNAVNLSALGTGGFVINGENAGDYSSISVSSAGDVNGDGLDDLIVGAYGADVASNKVDAGRSYVVFGKINESAVNLSVIASGTGGFVINGESAGDNSGISVSSAGDVNGDGLDDLIVGASFADPSSRSNAGKSYVVFGKTNGSAVDLSAIASGTGGFVINGENIDDGSGISVSSAGDVNGDGLDDLIVGAYRADPNSKDKAGKSYVVFGKTDTKAIDLADVSAGNGVVAHAIDFQGNGESNALTGTSADELFVTGLGDDTLIGNGGTDVFNAGAGNDTIVINADNLAKLSSKMLSSDLLARVDGGGNTDTLKLAGADLNLDLTQIDNGRIQDIEIIDLTGSGNNTLKLNLNDLLDISSSTNVLKVIGDTGDKVDIELSDNAFVKDSTKTEDGITYDIYNNVNAADTVELWVEQDLAVF; this is encoded by the coding sequence ATGAAAAAATCCCAAATTACAACACAACAGAATAAAGCTCAAAAAATTACTAACCAACTTAACAAAGAAGTGCTTGCCCTCACCAAAGGCACCCACCACATCCAGCCACAAACCGGCATCGCCTACCAACTAAACCCCAAAGATTTTAATACTAAAAAAACCAGCCTAATCGCCAAAAGAGTAAACGATGATTTAGAAGTCACATTTGCAGAAAGCGTCCTCATCTTTGACAACTATTTCACCCTTTGCAAAGCCGACTTATCTTGCCTAGTTTCCCTCCCCACCGAAGACGGTGGTCTTTACCATGTGGTTGCCGATACCTTCTTTACTTTAGAAGACGGCACTCAAGTCGTTTATTTTTATGGCGAACAATCCATTGTTGCCACAGAATCTAGTGCAACAAGCACAGACGGCAACCAAAGTTTCTCTGATGTTATTGCCTCAAACATAGGCATCGTGGCCGCCGTTGTGGTTGCAGCCGTTGTGGTAGCCAGTAGTGGCAGTGATGGCGATGGTGACGATACAACACAGCCACTCGCAATCGCTTTAACGAATGACGCAGGTTCGTTAAATAGCGATGGGATTAGCAAAAATGGCGAAATTACGATTAAGCATTTAAAAAGTGGTGACACTTGGGAGTATTCCACTGACGGCGGTAATAGTTTTATCAGCGGCACAGGCAATAGTTTTGTGCTGGCTAGTGGCACTTATGGGGCAAACGATATTCAGGTTAAAGTGAGTGGCAGCGCCACAATTATCAAGTACGCCTCCTCTATTACTATAGACACCTTAGCCCCTTCCTTCACCAGTGCAGCAACTGCCGAGGTTGAAGCAAATACCGAAGCATCGACAACAATATATACAGCAGCAACAGACGACAACACGGTAACTTATACTTTAAAAGCGGGAGAGCAACAAGACAAATTTACCATTAGTAATACTGGCGAATTAAAATACAAACAAGCGCAAACGCAAGCAGGCACCCACACAGTGACTATCATTGCCACCGATATTGCAGGCAATACAGCGGAAAAAACTGTTAGCGTATCGGTCGTAGATATCAGTTTGTCAACCTCAATTACTTGGAACAATATCGGCACTGACAATATCATCAATACTGCTGAGATGGCAACGGCTACTTTGAGTGGCACAGTGAGCGTTATTGGCACAGTGAGTTCAATAAGTGTTAGTAGCATTGTTTTTAAACAAGGTGATACTACTGTCCATGTGATTACTACCAATCTTCCAGCTATTGTTAACAATACTTGGGCTTTAGCCAATAACAGCGCTTGGACTTCAAAACTTACTCAGGGCGATTACACAGTTACTATTAACCTTGCTGGCAAAAACAGTGACAACCAAGATGTTACGGGTGTAGATTCAACAACAATAAAGGTTGACATGGCTCCACCAGTCCAACCCACATTTATTTTAGCAGATGACACAGGGGCATTAGATGACGATAAGGTTACCAAGATTGGCACAATAACAGTTGCTAGTTTGGAAGAAGGTGCAACTTGGCAATATTCCACAAATGGTGGCACTAACTGGACTAACGGCACAGGCACCAGTTTTACGCTGGCTGAAGGCACCCATGCTATTGATGCCATTCAGGTTAAGCAAACCAATATAGCGGGTAATGTCTCAAGCGTTGTTAAGAATGCTGGCGCTATTGTTGTAGACACCTCAAATCCTTTGTTTACCAGTGCAACGAATGTTAATTTTGAAATAAATGCTGCTATCACTACAACTGTTTATGACGCTCAAGCAAGTAATCTTAATGGTGGCAATGCAGATGATGGTATTACTTATAGCATAAAAAATGCAAGCACCAGTAAGTTTGCAATTACTACTGATACTGGCATCGTTACTTATAAAGCAATACAAACGACAGTGCACACTGACGCAGTAACTATTATTGCCACTGATGTTGCAGGTAATGCAACAGAACGGGTTGTTGCTGTGTCGGTGAGAGGTTCTATTGCACAAGGTTTTGTTATGAATGGTGAGAATGTTGAGGATCATAGTGGTAAATCAGTCTCCTCAGCAGGCGATGTCAATGGTGACGGCTTGGATGACTTAATTGTTGGTGCTTATCATGCTGAAAGTTATGTAGGTAAATCTTATGTTGTATTTGGTAAAACTAATGCAAGTGCTATTAATTTATCAGCCATAGCCTTAGGCACAGGTGGCTTTGTTATTAACGGTGAGAATGCTGATGATTGGAGTGGCTACTCAGTCTCCTCAGCAGGCGATGTCAATGGTGACGGCTTGGATGACTTAATTGTTGGTGCTTATTGGGCAGTCCCTGATAATAAAAGCAGAGCAGGCAAATCTTATGTTGTATTTGGCAAAACTGATGGGAGTGCTATTAATTTATCAGTCATAGCTGCTGGCACGGGTGGTTTTGTTATTAACGGTGAGAATGCTAGTGATAATAGTGGCATCTCAGTCTCCTCAGCAGGCGATGTCAACGGCGATGGCTTGGATGACTTAATTGTTGGTGCTTTTCACGCGACCCCTAATAGTAAAAGTGAAGCAGGAAAATCTTATGTTGTCTTTGGTAAAACCAATGAAAGTGCTGTTAATTTATCAGTCATAGCTGCTAACACGGGTGGTTTTGTTATTAATGGTGAGAATGTTAATGATTGGAGTGGCATCTCAGTCTCCTCAGCAGGCGATGTCAACGGCGATGGCTTGGATGATTTGATTGTTGGTGCTTATTTTGCAGACCCTAGTAGTAGAAGCAATGCAGGTAAATCTTATGTTGTGTTTGGTAAAGTTGATAAAAATGCTGTTAATTTGTCAGCCTTAGGCACAGGTGGCTTTGTTATTAATGGTGAGAATGCTGGGGATTATAGTAGCATCTCAGTCTCCTCAGCAGGCGATGTCAATGGCGATGGTTTGGATGATTTGATTGTTGGCGCTTATGGAGCAGATGTTGCTAGTAATAAAGTCGATGCAGGTAGATCTTATGTTGTATTTGGTAAAATCAATGAAAGTGCTGTTAATTTATCGGTCATAGCCTCAGGCACGGGTGGCTTTGTTATCAATGGCGAGAGTGCTGGGGATAATAGTGGCATCTCAGTCTCCTCAGCAGGCGATGTCAACGGCGATGGCTTGGATGATTTGATTGTTGGTGCTTCTTTTGCAGACCCTAGTAGTAGAAGCAATGCAGGTAAATCTTATGTTGTATTTGGTAAAACCAATGGCAGTGCTGTTGATTTATCAGCCATAGCCTCTGGCACAGGTGGTTTTGTTATTAATGGTGAGAATATTGATGATGGCAGTGGCATCTCAGTCTCCTCAGCAGGCGATGTCAACGGCGATGGCTTGGATGATTTGATTGTTGGTGCTTATCGAGCTGACCCTAATAGTAAAGACAAAGCAGGTAAATCTTATGTTGTATTTGGTAAGACAGACACAAAAGCCATTGATTTAGCAGATGTTAGTGCTGGTAATGGTGTTGTTGCTCATGCTATTGATTTTCAAGGTAATGGCGAGAGCAACGCACTTACAGGTACCTCTGCCGATGAGTTGTTTGTTACTGGTTTAGGCGATGATACTTTAATAGGTAACGGAGGCACCGATGTCTTTAATGCAGGAGCCGGTAACGATACTATTGTTATTAATGCGGACAACCTTGCTAAACTCTCCAGCAAGATGCTGAGTAGCGATTTACTCGCTCGTGTTGATGGTGGTGGTAATACCGATACGCTGAAATTAGCAGGTGCGGATCTAAATCTAGATCTCACTCAAATAGACAATGGTCGTATTCAAGACATTGAAATCATTGATTTAACAGGTTCAGGTAACAATACTTTGAAACTTAATCTTAATGACTTATTGGATATTTCCAGTTCAACCAATGTTCTTAAAGTTATAGGTGATACGGGTGATAAAGTTGATATAGAACTTAGTGACAATGCTTTTGTTAAAGATTCTACAAAAACAGAGGACGGCATTACTTATGATATTTATAACAATGTTAATGCTGCTGACACTGTAGAATTATGGGTAGAACAAGATTTAGCGGTGTTTTAG
- a CDS encoding beta strand repeat-containing protein, with translation MKKSQITTQQNKAQKITNQLNKEVLSLTKGTHHIQPQTGIAYQLNPKDFNAKKTSLIAKRVNDDLEVTFAESVLIFDNYFTLCKADLSCLVSLPTEDGGLYHVVADTFFTLEDGTQVVYFYGEQSIVATESSATSTDGNQSFSDVIASNIGIVAAVVVAAVVVASSGSDGDGDDTTQPLAIALTNDAGSLNSDGISKNGEITIKHLKSGDTWEYSTDGGNSFISGTGNSFVLASGTYGANDIQIKVSGSATIIKYASSITIDTLAPSFTSAATAEVEANTEASTTIYTAATDDNTVTYTLKAGEQQDKFTISNTGELKYKQAQTQAGTHTVTIIATDIAGNTAEKTVSVSVVDIGLSTSITWNNIGTDNIINTTEMATATLSGTVSVIGTVSSISVSSIVFKQGDATVHVIATNLPAIVNNTWTLANNSAWTSKLTQGDYTVTINLAGKNSDNQDVTGVDSTTIKVDMAPPVQPTFILADDTGALDDDKVTKIGTITVASLEEGATWQYSTNGGTNWTNGTGTSFTLAEGTYAINAIQVRQTDVAGNISSVVKNAGTIVVDTSNPSFTSATNVNFEINAAITTTVYDAQASNLNGGNADDGVTYSIKNASTSKFAITTDTGIVTYKAIQTAAHSDTVTIIATDVAGNATERVVAVSVRGAVAQGFVMNGESAGDESGFSVSSAGDVNGDGLDDLIIGAEQADPDNKSNAGKSYVVFGKVDETAINLSAIALGTGGFVMNGESIGWSGYSASSAGDVNGDGLDDLIVGARLSENFTGKSYVVFGKTDGSAVNLSVIATGTGGFVINGESANDNSGISVSSAGDVNGDGLDDLIVGAFQAAPNSKSNAGKSYVVFGKTNESAVNLSVIAAGTGGFVINGENVDDWSGYSVSSAGDVNGDGLDDLIVGAFNADLNSKNNAGKSYVVFGKKEKDVVNLSVIAAGTGGFVINGENTEDYSGVSVSSAGDVNGDGLDDLIVGAYFADPASKSKAGKSYVIFGKTDETSVDLSKIALATGGFVINGENADDYSGRSVSSAGDVNGDGLDDLIICAYLADSSGKNNVGKSYVVFGKTNGSAVDLSVIASGTGGFVINGESAGDLSGGSVSSAGDVNGDGLDDLIVGAYLADPNSKDDAGKSYVLFGKTDTKAVDLADISAGNGVVAHTIDFQGNGESNTLTGTSADELFVAGLGDDTLIGNGGTDVFNAGAGNDIIVINADNLAKLSSKVLSSDLLARVDGGGNTDTLKLAGADLNLDLTQIDNGRIQDIEIIDLTGSGNNTLKLNLNDLLDISSSTNFLKVMGDTGDKVDIELSDNAFAKDSTKTEDGITYDIYNNVNAADTVELWVEQDLAVF, from the coding sequence ATGAAAAAATCCCAAATCACAACACAACAAAATAAAGCCCAAAAAATCACCAACCAACTTAACAAAGAAGTGCTTTCCCTCACCAAAGGCACCCACCACATCCAACCACAAACTGGCATCGCCTACCAACTAAACCCCAAAGATTTTAACGCTAAAAAAACCAGCCTAATCGCCAAAAGAGTAAACGATGATTTAGAAGTCACATTTGCAGAAAGCGTCCTCATCTTTGACAACTATTTCACCCTTTGTAAAGCCGACTTATCTTGCCTAGTTTCCCTCCCCACCGAAGACGGTGGTCTTTACCATGTGGTTGCCGATACCTTCTTTACTTTAGAAGACGGCACTCAAGTCGTTTATTTTTATGGCGAACAATCCATTGTTGCCACAGAATCTAGTGCAACAAGCACAGACGGCAACCAAAGTTTCTCTGATGTTATTGCCTCAAACATAGGCATCGTGGCTGCCGTTGTGGTTGCAGCCGTTGTGGTAGCCAGTAGTGGCAGTGATGGCGATGGTGACGATACAACACAGCCACTCGCAATCGCTTTAACGAATGACGCAGGTTCGTTAAATAGCGATGGGATTAGCAAAAATGGCGAAATTACGATTAAGCATTTAAAAAGTGGTGACACTTGGGAGTATTCCACTGACGGCGGTAATAGTTTTATCAGCGGCACAGGCAATAGTTTTGTGCTGGCTAGTGGCACTTACGGGGCAAACGATATTCAGATTAAAGTGAGTGGTAGCGCCACAATTATCAAGTACGCCTCCTCTATTACTATAGACACCTTAGCCCCTTCCTTCACCAGTGCAGCAACTGCCGAGGTTGAAGCAAATACCGAAGCATCGACAACAATATATACAGCAGCAACAGACGACAACACGGTAACTTATACTTTAAAAGCGGGAGAGCAACAAGACAAATTTACCATTAGTAATACTGGCGAATTAAAATACAAACAAGCGCAAACGCAAGCAGGCACTCACACAGTGACTATCATTGCCACCGATATTGCAGGCAATACAGCGGAAAAAACTGTTAGCGTATCGGTCGTAGATATCGGTTTGTCAACCTCAATTACTTGGAACAATATCGGCACTGACAATATCATCAATACTACTGAGATGGCAACGGCTACTTTGAGTGGCACAGTGAGCGTTATTGGCACAGTGAGTTCAATAAGTGTTAGTAGTATTGTTTTTAAACAAGGTGATGCTACTGTTCATGTGATTGCTACCAATCTTCCAGCTATTGTTAACAATACTTGGACTTTAGCCAATAACAGCGCTTGGACTTCAAAACTTACCCAGGGCGATTACACAGTTACTATTAACCTTGCTGGCAAAAACAGTGACAACCAAGATGTTACGGGTGTAGATTCAACAACAATAAAGGTTGACATGGCTCCACCAGTCCAACCCACATTTATTTTAGCAGATGACACAGGGGCATTAGATGACGATAAGGTTACTAAGATTGGCACAATAACAGTTGCTAGTTTGGAAGAAGGTGCAACTTGGCAATATTCCACAAATGGTGGTACTAACTGGACTAACGGCACAGGCACCAGTTTTACGCTGGCTGAAGGCACTTATGCTATTAATGCCATTCAGGTTAGACAAACCGATGTAGCGGGTAATATCTCAAGCGTTGTTAAGAATGCTGGCACTATTGTTGTAGATACCTCAAATCCTTCGTTTACCAGTGCAACAAATGTTAATTTTGAAATAAATGCTGCTATCACTACAACTGTTTATGACGCTCAAGCAAGTAATCTTAATGGTGGCAATGCAGATGATGGTGTTACTTATAGCATAAAAAATGCAAGCACCAGTAAGTTTGCAATTACTACTGATACTGGCATCGTTACTTATAAGGCAATACAAACGGCAGCGCATAGTGATACAGTGACCATTATTGCTACTGATGTTGCAGGTAATGCAACAGAACGGGTTGTTGCTGTGTCTGTGAGAGGTGCTGTTGCACAAGGTTTTGTTATGAATGGAGAAAGTGCTGGGGACGAGAGCGGCTTCTCAGTCTCCTCAGCAGGCGATGTCAATGGCGATGGCTTGGATGATTTGATTATTGGTGCTGAACAAGCAGACCCTGATAATAAAAGCAATGCAGGAAAATCTTATGTTGTATTTGGTAAAGTTGACGAAACTGCTATTAATTTATCAGCCATAGCCTTAGGTACAGGTGGCTTTGTTATGAATGGTGAGAGTATTGGTTGGAGTGGCTACTCAGCCTCCTCAGCAGGTGATGTCAATGGCGATGGCTTGGATGATTTGATTGTTGGTGCTCGTCTTAGTGAAAATTTTACAGGTAAATCTTATGTTGTATTTGGCAAAACTGATGGAAGTGCTGTTAATTTATCAGTCATAGCTACTGGTACGGGTGGTTTTGTTATTAACGGTGAGAGTGCTAATGACAACAGTGGCATCTCAGTCTCCTCAGCAGGCGATGTCAACGGCGATGGCTTGGATGACTTAATTGTTGGTGCTTTTCAAGCGGCCCCTAATAGTAAAAGTAATGCAGGAAAATCTTATGTTGTCTTTGGTAAAACCAATGAAAGCGCTGTTAATTTATCAGTCATAGCTGCTGGCACGGGTGGCTTTGTTATTAACGGTGAGAATGTTGATGATTGGAGTGGCTACTCAGTCTCCTCAGCAGGCGATGTCAACGGCGATGGCTTGGATGACTTAATTGTTGGTGCTTTTAATGCAGACCTTAATAGTAAAAATAATGCAGGCAAATCTTATGTTGTATTTGGCAAAAAAGAAAAAGATGTTGTTAATTTATCAGTTATAGCCGCTGGCACGGGTGGCTTTGTTATTAATGGTGAGAATACTGAGGATTATAGTGGCGTCTCAGTCTCCTCAGCAGGCGATGTCAACGGTGATGGCTTGGATGATTTGATTGTTGGTGCTTATTTTGCAGATCCTGCTAGTAAAAGCAAGGCAGGCAAATCCTATGTTATATTTGGGAAAACTGATGAAACCTCTGTTGACTTATCAAAGATAGCCCTAGCTACAGGTGGTTTTGTTATTAATGGTGAGAATGCTGATGATTATAGTGGTCGCTCAGTCTCCTCAGCAGGCGATGTCAATGGCGATGGCTTGGATGATTTGATTATTTGTGCTTATCTGGCAGATTCTAGTGGTAAAAATAATGTAGGTAAATCTTATGTTGTATTTGGTAAAACCAATGGCAGTGCTGTTGATTTATCAGTCATAGCCTCTGGCACGGGTGGCTTTGTTATTAATGGTGAGAGTGCTGGGGATCTGAGCGGTGGCTCAGTCTCCTCAGCAGGCGATGTCAATGGTGATGGCTTGGATGATTTGATTGTTGGTGCTTATTTGGCAGACCCTAATAGCAAAGACGATGCAGGTAAATCTTATGTTTTATTTGGTAAAACCGATACAAAAGCCGTTGATTTAGCAGATATTAGTGCTGGCAATGGTGTTGTTGCTCATACTATTGATTTTCAAGGTAATGGCGAGAGCAACACACTTACAGGTACCTCTGCTGATGAGTTGTTTGTCGCTGGTTTAGGCGATGATACTTTAATAGGTAACGGAGGCACCGATGTCTTTAATGCAGGAGCTGGTAACGATATTATTGTTATTAATGCGGACAACCTTGCCAAACTCTCCAGCAAAGTGTTGAGTAGCGATTTACTCGCTCGTGTTGACGGGGGTGGTAATACCGATACGCTGAAATTAGCAGGTGCGGATCTAAATCTAGATCTCACTCAAATAGACAATGGTCGTATTCAAGACATTGAAATCATTGATTTAACAGGTTCAGGTAACAATACTTTGAAACTTAATCTTAATGACTTATTGGATATTTCCAGTTCAACCAATTTTCTTAAAGTTATGGGTGATACGGGTGATAAAGTTGATATAGAACTTAGTGACAATGCTTTTGCTAAAGATTCTACAAAAACAGAGGACGGCATTACTTATGATATTTATAACAATGTTAATGCTGCTGACACTGTAGAATTATGGGTAGAACAAGATTTAGCGGTGTTTTAG